A stretch of DNA from Lotus japonicus ecotype B-129 chromosome 4, LjGifu_v1.2:
GCAATAATAATTGGTGTTGAGTGTTCTCACAACTCTAGAATCCTAGCATAACCATTTGTTAACTAGCTGGTTGATTTAATACCGGTACTGTGTTGCAGAAAtaatgaaaaaggaaaattcTACTTTCTTTCACATTCATTTTAGGACTAAATCAGGAATACATAATCATGTGGTAAACACCCTCGTTGAGCTTCATAACTGGACAATGTACAAAGGAAGTGTTCTATAGTGGAAATGGGAGCAATAAAAGTTCCATACTAATTACAAGAAGATGCACCAGAGGAGGTATTTTTTTGTAAATCCCGTTATTGAATCGTTTATTCATACTTTTTACTTGAACTTTTGTAGTGAAATACAGTTTTAAAGTTATGGTGATTTAAAGGAGAAgcttttaattacttttttttgtgAATGTGAAAGACCTTCAATTATAATTAGCTTTGTTCCATgtgcaatatttttttatgtcaATAACAATTATTTGTGATGTTTAAACTTTGAACTTGTGGGATAAGTTGTTTGAGATTGATATCTTATGTTGGTCAAAAATATTGATATGTTTTATTATGATGGATACATTAACTAAGAGGAGCTAGATAGATTTCATTTCTTTCTATAACTATGAATCAAActtctatttatttatattacaaCGATATCAAATTCTTGGTCAAATCGACAATTCTCCAATTCTAGctcttattttcttttcagTTGTTTCTTGAGGTAAACTATTTTAATATTGACATGTATATAGACATGTTTATTTTTCATTGAGTACCATTCTTCATTATTGAAGGGTAAGTTCGGTTGTGTAGCTTGGCATTATGATCATTGATCAATGTCATTTTTCTGTACACTCTATGAGATACTAGAAATGGGGGTATTGATAGGGAAATAGATATGATCACAGAGTCAAACTAACTACTAAATCGACGCTAATGTGTAGCGCCGGCCACGCTCATACCATTTAAGGTGAGCCCTGACGGCGACTCTAAATTAGTGTTAAATTAGCATGAGCCTTTTCCTAATTAGCATCCACTTTGGGTCGATGCTAATTTATAATAAGCAATTTCCTTGTAGAGTGAAGACCAAATGTTTTCCCAAGAGTGAGATCTGGCTTCTAAAGGTTAGATTTTCAACCTTAGGGTTAAAAGAGCCATTTTCAACCACTACGGCCAACACCCGTAATAGGGTTGGAAATTAGGGCCTATGACTAGTCAAAATCAGGCCTAGGTCAAGTCATACCAAGTTAATAAATAGTCATTGTCAAATATTTTATGAAAGCCTTCTTAGTTAAAAGACTAAGTTTATGTTACTTAAAAGCCTTATAAGCCTAAGGTAAAATGTTTTTTAAAAGTCCATGTTACTTTATAGCAGCTTCGGAGAAGAGGGGAGATAACGTCTCAGATGTTAATGAGAACTCCAATGATCGTGTGGATGGCTGGTCTCCTCCGGTAGCGGGCATGCTGAAGGTCAACATAGATGCAGGGTGGTCCGGGGGACGTGGACAAGGAGCAGGGATGGTTGCCCGTGATCATCATGGTGAGTGCATGTATGCTGCTACTGAATACTTTACAGCTCGGGTAGAGGCAACTATGGCAGAGGCCAAGGCTCTTCGGTGGACTTTATTGAGGTTGCAAGAGCCGGGTATTGATGCACTTGTAATCGAAATGGATTCCCAGCTAGTGGTGTTGTGTTTCATGCAGCAGAAAGTGAATGAGTTTATTGAGCCAAGTTTGCAAGATTGCAGAGCCATTGCTTCTCTTTTTCATTCCTTTGATCTGGTTCATGTTAAAAGGACCGGGAATAAAGTAGCTCATTTGTTAGCTTCCTTAGCATTTGACTTTCCAAATGTATGTTGGTGGGATAATTTTCCTTCCCAACTTAGTTCTGCGATTCTAGAGGATGTATTCTCTATTATTATCTAATGAAGTTGaactttccataaaaaaaaagacCAACCAGATTTAGGTAACTCAGAAAGCTTCATAAATCTAACCGACCGACCTATTTCAACaagaataattaatataaatttattaaatttttacatCGCATTTTATTATAACATATGTACATTATATACGTGTTGACTTATTTATACatcttttttttgggtacaaagctgctaaaagaaagaaaaaaaaggaactaCAACACTAGAACCTCAAGAAGGAAGTTCCACGGTAGTCATCTGCCAAAAGGGAAATGGCAGCCACAGGAGGGTCCTCCAAACAGGCCATACGATGATCCTTCAGAGCACCATCCTTTGCTAACAAGTCCGCCACAACGTTACCTTCACGCAGCAGGTGCTCAAACTTGACAAGCCAATCGCGAGCAAGAAGAGCTTTGATCAAACCAACCACAGGAGCATGACTATGAAAACGGCCACAACCATGATGCACAAGGCCAAGGGCATGTTGCGAATCCGAAAAAACAATAATCCGACGATAGCCCCGATCCCTACAAAGCCTCAAACCATACAAAATCGCAAGAAGCTCAGCCTTAAGAATCTTAGAAAAACCAACAAAAGCTGAGAAACCAACCTGCCAAATCCCAGCTGAGTCACGGACAACACCACCAGCCCCGGACCTGCCCGGGTTGCCCATGGAGGACCCATCCACATTAAGCGCGAGCCACCCATCCAGCGGGGCTCTCCAACGAACCCAACAAGGATCTACAGCAGCTCTCGGAACAACACGCAACACCCTCAACATGTCTGTAGCACGACGCAAAACCAACTGCCATTGTTCGGAGACGAGGCCAAGCACACACCCACACCGGTGACGCCACACAAACCACGCGTGAACGAGGAGAAATGAGACCTCCGAACGCGGAACACACCCCAGCCAAGCCTCAAACGAGTCCATCGTGAAGAAGCCCGGAGCCAAAGATAAGGCGAGATTGTCCCAAATAGCACGAGATTCCTCACAATCCCGCAAGCAGTGGAGAATGGTCTTAGGAAGCGCATTGCAGCGACGACAAAGCGAAGACATGGGCACACCTCGATGAGCCAGGACCATGGATACAGGAAGTGAGCCTTGCAACCCCTGCCAAGCAAACAAACGAACCTTCTCCGGGACCTCAGCACGCCAAATCCAAGCCCAGGACACCGGAAGAGAGGAATCATGAAGACGGCTTTGAAGCCATTGGTAGCACCCCAAAACCGTAAACATACCATCAAGAGCATCGCCCCATACTCAGAGATCATCAAGACTAGGATCAGTATGAATACAAAGAGACAAAAGATTATGAGAGAGTTCCGGCAGAGGAATGGCAATGCGGAGGAAGTTACATACCCCATCCCGAAACACATCACTCACCCGGAAAGTAGTATCTGATATATGAACATAGGGGACCAAGCGACAGAGAGGGCCAAGGTGGCACCAATTGTCATACCAAAAAGAGAGATTGCCCGCGCCAATCCTCCAAGCGAAGCCATCCTAGATAAGGCCTCTGGTCTTAATGAGGGCATTCCAGAGGGGAGACCCGCGCTTGGCTGGAGTCTTAAGAAAGCCAGAATCGGAGCAGTACATAGCAAGTAGCAGGCGCACCCAAAGCTTATCAGCATGAGTGATAAGGTCCCAAACCAGCTTACCCAACATAAAGACATTGGTTAACCGCGCTTGCCTGACTCCCAACCCTCCAAACCGCTTTGCCATGGTAATCTTTCTCCAAGATACAAGATGCATCCCACGACGGTCACCCTTCGACCAAATGAAATTCCGGGCTAAGCTGTCAATACAATCAGACACAGATCGAGGAAACCAAAGAAGTTGCATGGGATACACCGGGATAGCATTAAGGACCGATTTAACCAACGTGACCTTGCCAGCTTTATTGAGGAGCTTCCCCTTCCAAGAAGCAAGCTTGCGGCCAACTCTatcaataacaaaatcaaaatcgCTTGCTTGCTGTCGGCCTCTCAGAATGGGGAACCCTAAGTACTTATCCATATGAGAAGTAAAAGGGATCGTCGTGATGCTGAAGATACGAGCCTTTCTTGCACGCTCCACCCCAGGGCCCACATAAGCACGAGACTTAGCCACCCGAAGCGAGGAAAAATTGAGAGAGCAGCGTATGAATCATCTTCATTTGGGAAACCTTCGCCTTAGCAAACAGGAGgacatcatctgcaaaaaaCAAATGAGAAATGGCAGGCCCGCCAGAAGAGATTGACACCGGCAACCAGTGACCCTGAGTAACAGAATCTTGAATAAGAATAGCTAGGCGCTCCATACAGAGAACAAACAGGTACGGAGACAGGGGATCGCCTTGTCGGAGGCCCCGGGAGGGGGAAAAGGGATCAAGCTTCATCCCATTCCATAAGAGGGTGGGAGATGAGGAGGAGACACAGAACATGATAAGATCAATGACCGCTGAGGGAAAGCCGAAGAACTGGAGAGTGTTCCTAAAAAAATCCCAGCTGACGCTATCATACGCCTTCTTCAGGTCCAACTTGAAGATTATGTTCTGGTTCCGGCTTCTCGTGCCTGTCATGTGATGGACAATTTTCCTGCAAAATAACAGCATTATCAACAGTCCCCCTGCCAGGGATAAAGCTACTCTGCAGGGATCCAATAAGCTCATGGAGATAAGGCCTTAGTCTATTGACTAACACCTTAGTAATCAACTTATAAACCACGTTGCACAAACTGATGGGCCGGAACTCCTTAAAGGTCGTCGACACATCCACCTTAGGAATAAGAACGATCAAGGTTTGGGCGATGGCTGGGTCAAAGGAGCCATTGGCAAAGGCATCACGAACCGTACCCTAAAGACCATCCCCCACAATGTGCCAGTACTGTTTAAAGAAAAGAGCTTGGAAGTCATCGGGGCCAGGGGCCTTCAAGGGACCCATGTGTGAGAGAGCCAACCAAACCTCATCCTTAGAAACCGGCGCAATCAGTCCCTGAATAGccatgttgttcctttgttgtcatcaattttgttaaaaacaacctgatgtcctagccgatgttgtgacatctgccttggtgaaggccaggacatccgcccctgctggcatgcaagtgggtcccttatggttaggttttatggtatgttttgtgcttacttgaaggacAAGTAACTGATTGTTGGGAGCCAATTGCGGGCTGTTTATTGTTGgagcaaatctgtgattaaaagatttgtttctattttacttgttgatcactcatatcagatcttggaagattgtctactgatatgagttggatcaaagtacTCTTCAGCCCAAAGAAACCCTAGCcgtctctgctgaagtatatatatagacaaagacctgaagcttgaggttgatcgagagaattaccttgaagatcaagtgttcttaaaagtgtaagttgttctttgtctttgttagttgtgaactcgtcttgctcactgattctataaagtgagactgagttctgttttgtgtttgagtgtcaaacaaaccttgtgttattgttgttaccaatcactgtggcagtgattgaggaaaagtgagaggagctctcatacttaggctgtggttctaagtagaataccactgggtagattaggttaagaacaatgaactttatgtgttcatgtgtgtctgtaatacctagttcttgagatagtggaattccttttcattgggcgaaagctaaccagacgtaggtgtagtttcaccgaactgggttaacaacttcctgtgtcttgtttcttttagttgtttgttgttttgtgttcatgcctttcagtcatatgatgttctaatcgattgtcccagcatcgtgcagaacatttgttctaagggatctagaatttcaagcCACATTAGGGAGCCCTTCCACAGAGGACGAGACAAGGCCACTGCTGCCCGAAACAACGGGGGGTGGGGGGGGGGAAGCGTCATGAAGAAATGACGCGCCTCTCGCTTGAGAACATCCTCATCCTCACACCACTCTCCACAAGGTAATTCAAGAGCATACACCTTACTACGCTTCCTGCGAATAGCCGTCTGGGCATGGAAATAACAAGTGTTCTTGTCCCCATATTTAATCACCTGCTCCCTAGATTTTTGGTACCACAGAATCTCCTCTTGCTTTAGAGTTTCCTCAAGCTCGTGTTGGATTTGCATCATAGTACGCAACAAGGATGCTGAATCTACACGCTGCACCCCTCGCAGTCGACGCTCCAACCTCTACTTCCTCGCAAAAATATTGCCAAAGATCTCCTTGTTAAAAGCCTCTGACAGTTGCCGGACCTGCTCAAGATTGTGGTGAACAGTGCCCAGCTGGTCCCAAGTTGAAGCAACCAAGGCTTCATAGGAGGGGTGAGAGATCCAAGCCGCTTCAAACCGGAACGGACGGGGCCCCCTTCCCCGAAGCAGCGTCGAACACCAGGCCAGAAGAGGGTGGTGGTCAGAATAATGGCGAGCAAGCACTGAAGCACCCCCTTCCGTGAACATTGTCCTCCAAGCAATGTCCACGAAACACCAATCTAGTTTCTTGAGGAGGAGCGGTTCACCCTCTCGCTTCCTTGCCCAAGTGAAACGATAACCAGTAGGATGTATATCCAACAAGCCACACTCGTCAACCATGGCCGCCATTCTATCCGCTCTCGCTGAGGCAAAAAAGCCACGATTCTGGTCCGACGGCAAGAGGGTGTCATTGAAGTCACCAACCACCATCCAAGGCTCCCTAATGTGCTGGCGGAGCCCTTTAAGATAATCCCAACCTTGAAAGTGAGCCGCTGTGGTCGGGCTTGCGTAGACACCGGTGCAGCACCAAGAGGCGGTGGAGGTTCCAATCTTCACGGTAATAGCTTGCCACATCGTATCAACAACAGTGAAATAGAAGGAGGCCCGCTCCAGCCGAAGGCACCAAACCCCACCGGAGCGACCTCTCGCCTCCTCGATAGCAACAGGAACATAGCCTTGTTGGTTCCAGAAGTTTGCAACCTCGCTGAATTGCACCTTGGTCTCAAACAGAAAGATGAGCGAAGGCTTATGCACCCTCAAAATCTCCCGAATGCGCCTTTTAGCCGACACATTCGCAGCTCCCCGGACATTCCATGCAAGGACAGAGAAATCATTAAACTCTATCATTGACAAGGATGAAGAAGCGGACGGGGAAGGGAGCCCGACACCTCGGTCAGCACTCCCCGGCCTCAGGAATGTCATCAGGTGGTTTCTCCTTCATGGCCATGGAATCTGCCGCAGGAGCAACGATTTCCATATCCACCGCTTGGCCAAGAGCAGTCTCGGTGGTTGTAATCCCTGGTTTCTCCTGGAAAAGGCTGCGGGAAGCCATCGTCCGTGGCGTGACCTTCTTCGTCGTCGATGTGCTTGGACGGGGGTTGGTAGGGGGTGTCCTAAAAACGATACCAGAACCCCCACGACGGCGTTTGGACGGTGTGTGCGTCGGAGAGACGCTCCCAGCCATGAAAGGAAGCAGCGTAACTCCCTCCAGGCCATTCGCGGTTTCCATAATTGGCGCACGTTGCTGCATCGATTTCGCCTTAGGGATGTTAGGTGTCGTGGATTTAGCCTTAGAAGTAGCAGGCTGTTTCTGTTTTTGGTTTTGCTGAGTAGGCTTTTTTGAATTCGAATTAACCTTTGACTTCCTATTCTTGACCTCAGTCCAGCTGCCATCATTAAGGGGGCGGGCCCCACTTGGATCCTTCACGTTAGGGTTTGCATGTCAGCCATCCACCGCCGCCATATCTGCATGTGAGTCCTCTTGCGTTGACTTTTCTGATTTCTGGGCATCACAGTTACGACTAAGGTGGTCGCAGCAGCCGCAATGGTCACAAATAATGTGGATACCTTCATACTCGACACGTATCCATTGGCTGCGGAACCACATCCTCTTAGCCACGGGCTGACTTAGATCGATCTCCACACAGACGCGAGCATACCGGCCGCGCTGCATCTGAGCTGTGTTCCCATCCACCTTGAGAGGTTTTCCCACCGAAGTTGCCAACGCGAACAGAAGGCTTTCATCGTAGTACGCTGGGTTGAGGCTCGAGAACCTTATCTAGACCATTGTCTTCATCACCAAAGTTTCATACGTGTCCAGATCAGGGCTCCAAAGTGAAACCGCCAGACATCTATCAAAGATCATCCATGGCCCTCCTTTGAGGACGTGGTCCTTATCATCAGCTAGATCGAACTTGACCATAAAAACACTGTGATCAATGTCCATCATCTCAAAGCCTCCCTTTGGTTTCCATAGACCTTGTAGTTTCCTCTTCATGAGGGTATAACCCAAGTTCTTTCCCAACACTTTGATTACCAACGCCTCCTTCCAAGGGATGCTCAGGTTCTCAATCACCGAGTCCGCAACAAACACCCTTGGCAGATGTTTGTTACCCCCCTCAAATTCCACTCGGGCCAGTTTCTGTGCAATAAGATCAACACTCCTCTGCACCGCCGACGGCCTATCTTCCACCCTCCCCAAGACCATGTCTCTAAACGAGGGCTTCACCGTGCCTCCTGCCATACCGCCATTACCGCTTCCACCCCCTTCCGGGGGTTCCGTCGGTGGAGCCATGTTGCTGGAAAAATAAAACGCCCTCGCTTTCTCGCCATCTCCCTCGCTCTCTCTCGCCTAATTTATACATCTAAACATGTTAAAttataggcttaatacatcagaagacccctgtaattgtaaagggaatcaaatccagggcctagaaaatttttgcatcaaattgggtccctagaaaattttttttaattcaattaaggccaaagtgttcCAGCATTCAATTTTATCtcagtcatcaattccacgtggcctttataattttttttaattaaaaaaaatatttttaattccaactcaataatataataaaaaaaaatttaaaacttaataaaaaaccaactcatattattaaaaaaaaacctaatctaatctaaaaAAAACCTAACCTAATCTGAAAATAAACCTAACCAGAAAataaacctaatctaatctaagAAGAAAGGAGGAGGGAATAACAAAAACCAGCCATGTAAATTATTCATCCTCTCGCTCAGAACCCAGATTTAACGTGCAAAACAAAACCCAGTTCAATGAAATTAACGTGAAAAATACAAACAGGAATAAAAAAACAACTCTTTCACGGAAATTTCTTTCAATGATGATCGATAAGCAGCACCTTCTTTATGCCCTTCTTCTCTCTCACCACCACAACATCACCACTGATTTGGACAGATATCTCTCAACTTCTTCCCTTCACCAGACTGTAACAACACCATCCCCAACCTCCGGATCCAAAATCGTGTGCAAATCCCCATCAAACAAATTAGGAATGAATATGCAGAGATGAGATAGAAATTAAGCATCACCGACAAGACATGAGACAGACCTACCTACCAAAATCGAGCATTTACAGGCGACTGCAATGGCTCTGGCGATTTAACAGAGGGAGGAGGGATTGGGTTTTCCTTCTTGTTGACCCTCTCTGGCGGCCACCGCCCATACCCTCTCCTCCATAACTTCCCCTCCTCCGTCGccgcctcttcttcttcaccgtGGCTTCATGGTCAAAACCCCTAAATCCCCCCACCACACCTTCTCCTCCATCACCTCCCACAGTTAAAATCTCTCCATCGCccctcctcttcttcaccaaGGCCACCTTGcttgaaatcccaaaaacaccATCATCCACCATCGCTTCTCTCCTTCACTCTATCTTCATCGTTGTGTTCCTTCTAATATTCAGATTTGGGGCTCAATTTGGGGCTGAATATGCTAGATTAGGTTTTTAGATTGGATTAGGGATTATTAGTGATTAGTTTAGGTTTTGTATTAAGATTTTATTAagcttttgtttttaatttatgacttgga
This window harbors:
- the LOC130710772 gene encoding uncharacterized protein LOC130710772 encodes the protein MSSSKITIAKALAPTTRPSTNTKPPTTGTKLPSLQGSFARRSASEKRGDNVSDVNENSNDRVDGWSPPVAGMLKVNIDAGWSGGRGQGAGMVARDHHGECMYAATEYFTARVEATMAEAKALRWTLLRLQEPGIDALVIEMDSQLVVLCFMQQKVNEFIEPSLQDCRAIASLFHSFDLVHVKRTGNKVAHLLASLAFDFPNVCWWDNFPSQLSSAILEDVFSIII